Proteins from a single region of Salinisphaera sp. T31B1:
- a CDS encoding acetylornithine transaminase, translating into MASSHLIPTYKRQPIAFARGEGVWLFDTDDNRYLDALSGIAVNALGHCHPALVAAITDQASRLLHTSNLYEIEVQTRLADLLCERAAMEAVFFGNSGSEANEAAIKLARLHGHARGSDCPRVVVMEHAFHGRTLAALAATGNVNAQRGFEPMPEGFIRVPYGDLAAIEALDDHRIAAVLVEPIQGEGGVRVPPASFLPDLRALCDRREWLLMIDEVQTGIGRTGHWFAHQAAGITPDVMCLAKGLGGGLPIGATVVAGRARELFGPGSHGSTFGGNPLACRAALAVLETIDDQGLLSHAQAMGESIRSQIEARVGELGCVVDIRGAGLMIGIELDSPCPELVDAAREHGVLLNVTAGSVIRLLPPLIIGPAEVERLVDTVCDLIETRAAATSTTQNTA; encoded by the coding sequence ATGGCCAGTTCACACCTGATTCCGACCTACAAGCGCCAGCCGATCGCGTTCGCCCGCGGCGAAGGCGTGTGGCTGTTCGATACCGACGACAACCGTTATCTGGACGCGCTGTCGGGCATCGCGGTGAATGCGTTGGGCCATTGCCATCCGGCGCTGGTGGCCGCCATTACGGATCAGGCTTCACGTCTGCTGCATACGTCGAATCTCTACGAAATCGAAGTCCAGACGCGGCTGGCCGATCTGCTGTGCGAGCGCGCCGCCATGGAAGCGGTGTTCTTCGGCAACAGCGGCAGCGAGGCCAACGAAGCGGCGATCAAGCTCGCCCGCCTGCATGGCCATGCCCGCGGCAGTGACTGCCCGCGTGTCGTGGTCATGGAACACGCGTTCCACGGGCGGACCTTGGCCGCACTCGCGGCCACGGGTAACGTCAACGCGCAACGCGGCTTCGAACCGATGCCTGAGGGCTTCATCCGTGTGCCGTACGGCGATCTGGCGGCTATCGAAGCCCTCGACGATCACCGTATCGCGGCCGTGCTGGTCGAACCGATCCAGGGCGAAGGCGGAGTCCGTGTTCCGCCGGCATCCTTCCTGCCGGACCTGCGCGCGCTCTGCGACCGCCGCGAGTGGTTGCTCATGATCGACGAGGTCCAGACCGGCATAGGGCGTACGGGCCACTGGTTCGCCCATCAAGCCGCCGGCATCACCCCGGACGTGATGTGCCTGGCCAAGGGTCTGGGCGGCGGCCTGCCGATCGGCGCGACCGTGGTGGCCGGCCGCGCGCGCGAGCTGTTCGGGCCGGGCAGTCACGGTTCCACCTTTGGCGGCAATCCACTGGCCTGCCGGGCGGCGCTCGCGGTACTCGAAACCATCGATGACCAGGGCCTGCTCAGCCATGCCCAGGCCATGGGCGAATCCATCCGCAGCCAGATAGAAGCCCGCGTGGGCGAGCTCGGTTGCGTTGTCGACATCCGCGGCGCCGGGCTGATGATCGGTATCGAGCTCGACTCGCCCTGCCCCGAGCTCGTGGATGCCGCTCGCGAGCACGGGGTGCTGCTCAACGTCACGGCCGGCTCGGTAATCCGGCTGTTGCCGCCGCTGATCATCGGCCCGGCCGAGGTCGAACGCCTGGTGGACACGGTCTGCGATCTGATCGAGACCCGTGCCGCTGCCACTTCCACGACACAGAACACTGCATGA
- a CDS encoding molybdopterin-binding protein, producing the protein MDQIEAIRRIGILLIGDELLSGKRVDKHMPAVIDLLSERGMELSWARMVGDDAALLERTLVETLAGPDVVFSFGGIGATPDDRTRQCAAAAAGVELEFNAEGRAILESKFGDEAYPKRIHMVEWPVGACVIPNPINQVPGFSLHHHHFVPGFPRMAWPMVAWVLDEYYRHLQRAERDIELMLEVLDTPESALIDLMQSVMDAHPSVRIACLPNAGGRRAIEFGVRGTPDAVRAAFGELESALSAAGVPLGERSER; encoded by the coding sequence ATGGATCAAATCGAGGCTATCCGGCGAATCGGGATCTTGCTGATCGGCGATGAGCTGTTGTCCGGCAAGCGCGTGGACAAGCACATGCCGGCCGTCATCGATCTGCTGTCCGAGCGCGGTATGGAACTGTCATGGGCGCGCATGGTCGGTGACGACGCGGCTCTTCTCGAACGTACGCTCGTCGAGACGCTCGCCGGTCCTGATGTGGTGTTCAGTTTCGGCGGGATCGGCGCCACGCCGGATGATCGCACGCGTCAATGCGCGGCCGCGGCGGCCGGCGTGGAACTCGAGTTCAACGCCGAAGGTCGGGCGATCCTTGAATCGAAGTTCGGTGATGAGGCCTACCCGAAGCGGATCCACATGGTGGAATGGCCGGTCGGTGCGTGCGTGATTCCCAACCCGATCAATCAGGTGCCGGGGTTTTCATTGCATCATCATCATTTCGTGCCCGGGTTTCCCCGCATGGCCTGGCCGATGGTCGCCTGGGTGCTTGATGAATATTATCGGCATCTTCAGCGTGCCGAGCGTGATATCGAACTCATGCTTGAGGTATTGGATACTCCCGAAAGCGCGCTGATCGACCTGATGCAATCGGTCATGGACGCTCATCCGTCGGTGCGTATCGCCTGTCTGCCCAACGCCGGCGGGCGGCGCGCGATCGAATTCGGGGTCCGTGGCACACCGGACGCAGTCCGCGCGGCGTTCGGCGAACTCGAGTCAGCGCTCAGCGCGGCCGGTGTACCGCTCGGCGAGCGTAGCGAGCGATAA
- a CDS encoding EAL domain-containing protein, producing the protein MQRSNAAYFSHIVRALRSRASRYAYYGLVIALIAVVLATVATVVLAGEPITLASLYDAQRNNASLLALDLMPFLFALWGQYIGVIMSHQAGVIVLDQTEHLRVDNRALEAEAVRMGQRDVLTGLSNRAHFFAELDRRIGAAHLSRTRLGILVIDLDGFSEVNDQFGETNGDRVLKSVGRRLSLAMENTGLVARLSGDSFGILMDPVASADMLDSAAQRIQQGLEPPCTLDNLSLNIASSIGGAVYPDHARDAQALLNAADGAMQHAKTRGGGFEMVKARLPLRDAEMHSLSAELRAAIDEDQLVLYLQPLVHASGDRVHGVEALVRWQHPRRGLIMPGDFIPRAERSGLMRDLSNWVLRRALQYAAELRTAGWPLRMSVNLSARSLLDPDFPDVLAGLLAAYELPSKFLTLEITEDTLMADQRRTLDIVTRVANMGVQISIDDFGTGYSQLAYLKRLPASEIKIDRSFVQDMLMSKTDLSIVQATIGLAHALDLRAVGEGIENEAQADRLRMLGCDLVQGYYFGRPMPMDKLRDWLEQWHLYHVPQHERLLGEGADPQRLN; encoded by the coding sequence TTGCAACGCTCTAACGCTGCGTATTTCTCGCATATCGTGCGCGCTCTGCGAAGCCGCGCGTCGCGCTATGCCTATTACGGTCTTGTCATAGCGCTTATTGCCGTCGTGCTGGCTACCGTGGCCACGGTGGTCCTGGCAGGCGAGCCGATCACGCTCGCGAGTCTTTACGATGCGCAGCGGAACAACGCCAGCCTTCTCGCATTGGATCTGATGCCGTTCCTGTTCGCTCTTTGGGGGCAGTATATCGGCGTGATCATGTCTCACCAGGCTGGCGTGATCGTGCTCGATCAGACCGAGCACTTGCGCGTCGACAACCGTGCACTCGAGGCCGAAGCGGTGCGCATGGGCCAGCGCGACGTGCTGACCGGCCTGTCCAACCGCGCCCATTTCTTTGCCGAGCTCGATCGGCGGATTGGCGCAGCGCACCTCAGCCGTACGCGACTCGGCATTCTGGTGATCGATCTCGACGGTTTTTCCGAGGTCAACGACCAATTCGGCGAAACCAATGGTGACCGTGTACTCAAGAGCGTCGGCCGGCGCCTTTCGCTGGCGATGGAAAACACGGGGCTGGTCGCACGCTTGAGCGGCGACAGCTTCGGGATACTCATGGATCCGGTCGCCTCGGCCGACATGCTCGACAGCGCCGCGCAGCGTATTCAGCAGGGGCTCGAGCCGCCGTGCACGCTGGACAACCTGTCGCTGAATATTGCGTCGAGCATCGGCGGGGCGGTTTACCCGGACCACGCGCGCGATGCCCAGGCACTGCTCAACGCCGCCGATGGCGCCATGCAGCACGCCAAGACACGCGGAGGCGGCTTCGAGATGGTCAAGGCCCGGCTGCCGCTGCGCGACGCCGAGATGCACAGCCTGAGCGCGGAACTGCGCGCGGCCATCGACGAAGACCAACTGGTGCTGTATCTGCAGCCGTTAGTGCATGCCAGCGGCGATCGGGTGCATGGGGTCGAAGCGTTGGTCCGCTGGCAGCATCCCCGCCGCGGGCTGATCATGCCGGGCGATTTCATCCCGCGCGCAGAGCGCAGCGGCCTCATGCGAGATCTGTCCAACTGGGTGTTGCGGCGCGCGCTCCAGTACGCCGCGGAGCTGCGTACTGCGGGCTGGCCGTTGCGGATGTCGGTCAATCTGTCTGCGCGTTCGCTGCTGGATCCGGATTTCCCCGACGTGCTGGCCGGGCTGCTGGCCGCCTACGAACTGCCCAGCAAGTTCCTCACGCTCGAGATCACCGAGGACACGCTGATGGCCGACCAGCGGCGGACGCTGGATATCGTCACCCGGGTGGCGAACATGGGCGTGCAGATCTCGATCGACGACTTCGGCACCGGTTATTCGCAGCTGGCTTATCTCAAACGGTTGCCGGCTTCGGAGATCAAGATCGATCGCTCGTTCGTGCAGGACATGCTCATGTCCAAGACCGATCTATCGATCGTCCAGGCGACCATTGGTCTGGCGCACGCGCTGGACCTGCGAGCGGTGGGCGAAGGCATCGAGAACGAAGCCCAGGCTGATCGCCTGCGCATGCTGGGCTGCGATCTGGTGCAGGGGTACTACTTCGGTCGGCCGATGCCCATGGACAAACTGCGCGACTGGCTCGAGCAATGGCATCTCTATCATGTGCCTCAGCATGAACGACTGCTCGGCGAGGGAGCTGACCCCCAGCGTCTCAACTGA
- a CDS encoding MBL fold metallo-hydrolase: MNRWLRGVLPGRGYGHRGPPSDHFDGRRFFNPEPIVHERGDLWRWLRERDRGTWTCPERFVPPPPPPARVTHGLRVTWINHATVLIQSAAGNVLTDPVFSERVSPLPWLGPRRHHPPGVAFDDLPPIDTVLISHSHYDHLDRATITRLAKHHGPLFVAGLGLDRWLRGAGARRVVVADWWDRIQTNTGSALTVAPARHWSRRGVFDRNRTLWVSYWIETPAGAVYFAGDTGMGEHFRHIRQRLGAPRIALLPIGAYEPRWFMAQQHMNPADAVRAHQCLEAVHSLGIHFATFKLTDEARTAPADELAQACARAGLSAKDFRAPAFGGAYCFDPDWS, from the coding sequence ATGAACCGCTGGCTACGCGGAGTACTGCCCGGCCGGGGTTACGGCCATCGTGGTCCGCCCAGTGATCATTTCGACGGGCGGCGTTTCTTCAATCCCGAACCGATCGTGCACGAGCGGGGCGATCTCTGGCGCTGGCTGCGCGAGCGCGACCGCGGCACCTGGACCTGCCCTGAGCGCTTTGTCCCACCCCCGCCACCACCGGCTCGTGTGACGCACGGCCTGCGCGTGACCTGGATCAACCACGCCACGGTGCTCATTCAGAGCGCCGCGGGCAACGTGCTGACCGATCCGGTATTCTCCGAGCGCGTCAGCCCGCTGCCCTGGCTTGGCCCACGCCGCCATCACCCGCCTGGCGTGGCATTCGACGATCTGCCGCCGATCGATACAGTGCTGATCAGCCATTCGCATTACGACCATCTCGATCGAGCCACCATCACCCGCCTGGCAAAGCACCATGGGCCGCTGTTCGTCGCCGGGCTCGGTCTGGACCGCTGGCTGCGCGGCGCGGGTGCCCGGCGCGTGGTCGTAGCCGACTGGTGGGATCGTATCCAAACGAACACCGGATCCGCGCTGACCGTCGCTCCGGCCCGCCACTGGTCGCGGCGCGGCGTGTTCGATCGCAATCGAACGCTCTGGGTGAGCTATTGGATCGAGACACCGGCAGGAGCGGTGTATTTCGCCGGCGACACGGGGATGGGCGAGCATTTCCGGCATATCCGTCAGCGCCTGGGCGCGCCGCGCATTGCGCTCTTGCCGATCGGTGCCTACGAGCCGCGCTGGTTCATGGCCCAGCAGCACATGAACCCGGCCGACGCAGTGCGCGCCCACCAGTGTCTCGAGGCTGTACACAGTCTCGGCATCCATTTCGCGACCTTCAAACTCACCGACGAAGCACGCACGGCCCCGGCCGATGAATTGGCCCAAGCGTGCGCTCGGGCGGGTCTGTCTGCGAAGGATTTCCGGGCACCGGCATTCGGCGGCGCGTATTGCTTTGACCCGGACTGGTCGTAG
- the grxD gene encoding Grx4 family monothiol glutaredoxin, whose translation MSAKAMEVIKQEVEGNPIVLYMKGTPDFPQCGFSARSAEALKACGVPFKAVNVFDDEEIYRQGVKLYSNWPTIPQLFVNGELVGGSDIVIDLFQSGELKTMLESAANG comes from the coding sequence ATGAGCGCCAAGGCAATGGAAGTCATCAAACAGGAAGTCGAAGGCAATCCCATCGTGCTCTACATGAAAGGCACACCGGATTTCCCGCAGTGCGGCTTTTCGGCGCGCAGCGCCGAAGCGCTCAAGGCCTGTGGCGTGCCCTTCAAGGCTGTCAACGTCTTCGACGATGAGGAAATCTACCGCCAGGGCGTCAAGCTCTATTCCAACTGGCCGACGATTCCGCAGCTGTTCGTCAACGGCGAGCTGGTCGGCGGTTCGGATATCGTCATCGACCTGTTCCAGTCGGGTGAGCTCAAGACCATGCTCGAAAGCGCTGCCAACGGCTGA
- a CDS encoding hydantoinase B/oxoprolinase family protein, translating to MNDRPDLPRADAIELAIFASRITAVCEEMGARLAQAAFSPNIRDRLDYSCAVFDASGRLCAQAAHIPVHLGSMAYAMADIVAGREWHEGEMIALNDPYLGGTHLPDVTLIAPLFVDRTLVAFVANRAHHADIGSDSPGSMPLSSDLSEEGLVIAPIALVVDGRVDEQVLGEWLERLRNPAIARGDFSAQIAANRVGLTRLEALVAGDSDTPAVAAFEQRLGQYNDYARALAAHALSELPDGRFEYTDYLDDDGQGNRQLAIACRIDIRSGQVAVDFAGSSDQVDGNVNCPLSVTAAGVLYVFRCLMPEQMPACAGAFEDIRVSAPEGSLLNAEHPHAVAAGNVETSQRVVDAVLGALAQALPTRIPAASHGSMNNVALGSHADASPWDYYETMGGGLGGGPERAGASAVQAHMTNTLNTPVEVLERHFPLRMRRYAIRRGSGGAGRHPGGDGLIREIEFLADARYTLLTERRDNPPWGLDHGANGCLGENRLDDVPLDAKCQGDVAAGQRLTVASAGGGGYGCPADD from the coding sequence ATGAACGATAGACCGGATTTGCCACGCGCCGATGCGATCGAGCTCGCCATTTTCGCCAGCCGTATCACCGCGGTGTGCGAAGAGATGGGCGCGCGTCTGGCCCAGGCAGCGTTTTCGCCGAATATCCGCGACCGTCTGGATTACTCCTGTGCGGTATTCGACGCCAGCGGACGGCTGTGCGCACAGGCCGCACACATCCCGGTACATCTGGGCAGCATGGCCTATGCCATGGCCGATATCGTGGCGGGGCGCGAGTGGCACGAGGGCGAGATGATCGCGCTCAACGACCCGTATCTGGGCGGCACCCATCTGCCGGACGTGACGCTGATCGCGCCGCTTTTTGTAGATCGCACACTGGTCGCATTCGTGGCCAACCGAGCCCACCATGCCGATATCGGTTCCGATTCGCCGGGCTCCATGCCGTTGTCCAGCGATTTGTCGGAAGAGGGCCTGGTGATCGCGCCTATTGCGCTGGTGGTGGACGGACGTGTCGATGAACAGGTGCTTGGCGAATGGCTCGAACGTCTGCGCAACCCGGCGATCGCACGCGGGGATTTCAGCGCCCAGATCGCGGCCAACCGTGTCGGTCTGACTCGACTGGAAGCCCTCGTCGCTGGCGATTCGGATACCCCGGCCGTTGCGGCGTTCGAGCAGCGTTTGGGCCAGTACAACGACTATGCGCGCGCACTGGCCGCCCACGCCCTGTCCGAGCTGCCCGATGGCCGCTTCGAGTACACCGATTATCTTGACGACGATGGCCAGGGAAATCGGCAGCTGGCCATTGCCTGTCGTATCGACATACGCTCCGGTCAGGTCGCGGTCGACTTTGCCGGCAGCAGCGATCAGGTCGATGGCAACGTCAACTGCCCGTTATCGGTGACCGCTGCCGGCGTGCTCTATGTCTTTCGCTGTCTGATGCCCGAGCAGATGCCCGCCTGTGCCGGAGCCTTCGAGGATATCCGGGTCAGCGCGCCGGAGGGCTCGCTGCTCAACGCCGAACATCCGCATGCCGTGGCCGCGGGTAACGTGGAAACCAGCCAGCGTGTCGTGGATGCAGTACTCGGGGCGCTCGCACAGGCGCTGCCGACACGCATACCGGCCGCCAGCCACGGCAGCATGAACAACGTCGCACTGGGCTCGCATGCAGACGCCAGCCCCTGGGATTACTACGAGACGATGGGCGGCGGACTGGGTGGCGGCCCGGAGCGTGCCGGTGCGAGTGCGGTTCAGGCACATATGACCAATACCCTGAACACGCCGGTCGAGGTGCTGGAGCGGCATTTTCCGTTGCGCATGCGTCGATATGCCATCCGTCGCGGCAGCGGTGGCGCGGGCCGACATCCGGGCGGCGACGGTCTCATTCGGGAGATCGAGTTTCTGGCCGATGCGCGCTACACACTGCTCACCGAGCGCCGCGACAATCCGCCGTGGGGGCTCGACCACGGGGCGAACGGATGCCTTGGCGAAAACCGGTTGGATGACGTGCCGCTCGACGCCAAGTGCCAGGGGGATGTGGCGGCTGGCCAGCGACTGACCGTGGCATCGGCCGGCGGCGGCGGTTATGGCTGTCCCGCCGACGATTGA
- the egtC gene encoding ergothioneine biosynthesis protein EgtC gives MCRIAAYMGPPCTLGDFIVRPDHGLSHQSWAAREMVSATVNADGWGAAWLDDAGRPCIYRQVLPIWADVNLESLARSLRSNLWLANVRSATAGLGTDYANTQPFVGDGLLFTHNGFIDRFATTLRARMRAEIGTEIETTINGNTDSEYLFALIRQQTGTLAERVRRGLSLIGGWLADTPDVRALLNIIVSDGHGLVAVRTACHGDAPSLYINHDWFGAIVIASEPLDNQSGWEVVHSGEMIIATPGESPVRERL, from the coding sequence ATGTGCCGAATCGCGGCCTATATGGGCCCGCCCTGTACCCTGGGCGACTTCATCGTCCGCCCCGACCATGGGCTGTCGCATCAATCGTGGGCCGCCCGCGAGATGGTCAGTGCCACCGTCAACGCCGACGGCTGGGGGGCGGCCTGGCTCGATGATGCCGGCCGCCCCTGTATCTATCGTCAGGTGCTGCCGATCTGGGCGGACGTCAACCTGGAGTCGCTGGCCCGCAGTCTTCGTTCGAACCTGTGGCTGGCCAACGTGCGCAGCGCCACGGCCGGACTGGGCACCGACTATGCCAATACCCAGCCGTTCGTCGGCGATGGCCTGCTGTTCACGCACAATGGCTTCATCGACCGGTTTGCGACCACACTGCGTGCTCGCATGCGCGCTGAAATCGGCACCGAGATCGAGACCACGATCAACGGCAATACGGACTCGGAATACCTGTTCGCGCTCATCCGCCAGCAAACGGGGACGCTGGCTGAACGTGTTCGCCGCGGCCTTTCGTTGATTGGCGGCTGGCTGGCCGACACGCCCGACGTACGTGCGCTGCTCAATATCATCGTTAGCGACGGGCATGGCCTGGTCGCGGTACGCACCGCCTGTCACGGCGATGCGCCGTCGCTGTATATCAACCACGACTGGTTCGGTGCGATCGTCATCGCCTCCGAGCCGCTAGACAACCAATCCGGCTGGGAGGTCGTACACTCGGGGGAGATGATCATTGCCACGCCCGGCGAGAGCCCGGTTCGAGAACGCCTATGA
- the egtD gene encoding L-histidine N(alpha)-methyltransferase, protein MRFPESAARLASTRVMPARPVPSLVDDVRAGLLSPPRRLPPKYFYDDHGSRLFEAICETPEYYPSRAEAALLAEHGVDIIEATRPEHLLELGSGSSRKTRHLFDACDRLGAACTYWPFDVSAQMMLDAGTALADDYPWLDVHALIGDYTGGLAGVSLPEAGRRLIVFLGGTLGNFEPADAQAMLEEIAALMRGDDALLLGLDRVKDRGRLEAAYDDAQGITAEFNRNVLSVLNRELDADFPVADYRHRAVFDAEHARIEMRLVAERGHRVSLGALDETIAIDAGEEIVTEFSHKFTPASIQRLLARAGLKLDAHFEAGDGDYSLLIARRAA, encoded by the coding sequence ATGCGCTTTCCCGAGTCTGCTGCCCGCCTGGCGAGCACACGAGTGATGCCGGCCCGGCCGGTGCCGAGCCTGGTCGACGATGTCCGCGCCGGACTGTTATCGCCGCCGCGGCGTCTGCCGCCGAAGTATTTCTACGACGATCACGGTTCGCGTCTTTTCGAGGCGATCTGCGAAACCCCCGAGTACTACCCCTCGCGCGCCGAGGCCGCGCTACTCGCCGAGCACGGCGTGGACATCATCGAGGCCACACGGCCCGAGCATCTGCTCGAACTGGGCAGTGGCAGCTCCCGAAAGACCCGGCACCTGTTCGATGCCTGCGACCGGCTGGGCGCCGCCTGTACCTACTGGCCGTTCGATGTGAGCGCGCAAATGATGCTCGACGCGGGCACCGCGCTCGCCGACGATTATCCGTGGCTCGATGTCCATGCCTTGATCGGCGATTACACCGGCGGGCTGGCCGGTGTATCGCTGCCCGAGGCCGGGCGCCGGCTGATCGTGTTCCTGGGCGGGACTCTGGGTAATTTCGAACCCGCCGACGCTCAGGCAATGCTCGAAGAGATCGCCGCGCTGATGCGTGGGGACGATGCACTGTTGCTCGGGCTCGATCGGGTCAAGGATCGCGGCCGGCTGGAAGCGGCATACGACGATGCCCAGGGGATCACCGCCGAATTCAATCGCAACGTGCTGAGCGTGCTCAATCGTGAACTCGATGCCGATTTCCCGGTCGCCGACTATCGCCATCGGGCGGTTTTCGACGCTGAGCATGCCCGGATCGAAATGCGGCTGGTTGCCGAACGGGGCCACAGGGTCAGTCTGGGCGCGCTCGACGAAACCATCGCGATCGACGCAGGCGAGGAGATCGTGACCGAGTTCAGCCACAAGTTCACGCCCGCTTCGATCCAACGCCTGCTGGCCCGGGCGGGACTCAAGCTGGATGCGCATTTCGAGGCCGGCGACGGCGACTACTCGCTATTGATCGCTCGCCGCGCCGCCTGA
- a CDS encoding superoxide dismutase: MAFELPDLPYDYDALEPYIDGRTMEIHHDKHHNAYLTKFKKAIEGTELEDQDLETILAKAGQHGSAVRNQGGGYLNHIIFWESMSPSGGGKPTGKLGEAIDASFGSFDEFKEKFTGEATGLFGSGFVWLVPDAGKLKIVPTPNQDNPVMDVVSESGKPIMGLDVWEHAFYLKYQNRKPEYVDAWWNVVNWDGISKKFEAAS; this comes from the coding sequence ATGGCATTTGAACTGCCCGATCTACCGTACGATTACGACGCACTCGAGCCGTATATCGACGGTCGCACGATGGAAATCCATCACGACAAGCATCACAACGCGTATCTAACCAAATTCAAGAAGGCCATCGAGGGCACCGAACTCGAGGACCAGGATCTGGAGACGATCCTCGCCAAGGCAGGCCAGCACGGTTCGGCCGTTCGCAACCAGGGCGGTGGCTATCTCAACCACATCATCTTCTGGGAAAGCATGTCGCCGTCCGGCGGCGGCAAGCCGACCGGCAAGCTCGGCGAGGCCATCGACGCGAGCTTCGGCTCGTTCGACGAGTTCAAGGAAAAATTCACCGGCGAGGCCACCGGCCTGTTCGGCTCGGGCTTTGTCTGGCTGGTACCGGATGCCGGCAAGCTCAAGATCGTACCCACGCCCAACCAGGACAACCCGGTCATGGACGTGGTGTCCGAGTCCGGCAAGCCCATCATGGGCCTGGACGTCTGGGAGCATGCGTTTTATCTGAAGTATCAGAATCGCAAGCCCGAGTACGTTGATGCCTGGTGGAACGTGGTCAACTGGGACGGCATTTCCAAGAAATTCGAAGCCGCCAGCTAA
- the argF gene encoding ornithine carbamoyltransferase — protein sequence MTIRHFLSLDDLGAEGIRRVIDRAIAAKRQPDGRTPLAARTLAMVFEKASTRTRVSFEAGMTQLGGHAIFLSPADTQIGRGEPVEDTARVLSRMVDAVMIRNHSHDTLERFAAHASVPVINGLTDRLHPCQLLADLQTYVEHRGDIAGKTVAWIGDGNNMCHSYLNAARLLGFTLRIGAPEGYLPDAQILAAAGEHAMVCDDAASAADGADLVVTDVWASMGDEGDRETRLADFANYQVNRALMSWAADDALFMHCLPAHRGEEVSAEVIDGPASVVWDEAENRLHAQKALLLDLLETR from the coding sequence ATGACCATCCGACATTTCCTCAGTCTCGACGATCTGGGTGCCGAGGGCATCCGTCGCGTGATCGACCGCGCCATCGCGGCCAAGCGCCAGCCCGACGGGCGCACACCGCTGGCCGCCAGAACACTGGCCATGGTCTTCGAAAAGGCCTCCACACGGACGCGTGTCTCGTTCGAAGCCGGCATGACCCAGCTCGGCGGCCACGCGATCTTCCTGTCGCCGGCCGACACCCAGATCGGACGCGGCGAACCCGTCGAGGACACCGCGCGCGTGCTGTCGCGCATGGTCGATGCGGTAATGATTCGCAACCATTCGCACGACACGCTGGAACGCTTTGCCGCGCACGCCAGCGTTCCCGTGATCAACGGCTTGACCGACCGCCTGCACCCTTGCCAGTTGCTGGCCGACCTGCAGACCTATGTCGAACACCGCGGCGATATCGCCGGCAAGACGGTGGCCTGGATCGGTGACGGCAACAACATGTGCCATTCCTATCTGAATGCGGCCCGCCTGCTCGGGTTCACGCTGCGTATCGGGGCACCGGAAGGCTACCTGCCGGATGCGCAGATCCTGGCCGCGGCCGGCGAACATGCCATGGTCTGCGACGACGCGGCATCGGCCGCCGACGGCGCCGATCTCGTGGTCACCGACGTGTGGGCAAGCATGGGCGACGAAGGCGATCGTGAAACACGGCTGGCCGATTTCGCCAACTATCAGGTCAACCGCGCGCTGATGAGCTGGGCTGCCGACGACGCCCTGTTCATGCATTGCCTGCCCGCCCATCGCGGCGAGGAAGTCAGCGCTGAGGTGATCGACGGGCCGGCGAGCGTGGTCTGGGACGAAGCCGAGAATCGCCTGCACGCTCAGAAGGCGCTGCTTTTGGACCTGCTCGAGACCCGTTGA